One Pyrococcus furiosus DSM 3638 genomic window, AAAGTTATTTAAGAGCATGAACAAGAGACAATTGAGCAGACTTGCCAGGAGGTTTGGTATGTAATGGAAGCATTCATTCTAGTAATAACATATCCTGGAAAGGAAAAAGAGGTATATGAGGCACTAAAGGCTAGGCCAGAAGTGAAGGAGATATACAGAGTTTACGGTGATTATGACATAGTAGCTAGAGTTGAAGTAAAAGACCTAAAAGACCTCGATAGATTCCACGATGAGGTTTTAAGAAAAATCACAGGTGTTGAGGTAAGTGAAACCCTTATTACAAGCTCTTACCAATAGGTGAAGAGGGTGGAGAAGAAATTTATAGCCATTTATGATTTAGAAAGCGATAAGATTGAAATTATTGACGACAAGTTTAGATTTAAGTGCATAGAAGATTGCGGAAAGTGTTGCATATATAATGAGATCCCTCTCAGGGAAGAAGATATCCAGAAAATCTTATCCCTCGGATATGAAGAAGAATATTTTGTTGACTATACAAAGATGTTTTACAGAGGGCCAAAGTTCCTGGGATATGGAATGAAAAAAAGACCTTTTGATGATGCCTGTGTATTTCTAGATCCAGAAACGAAGAAGTGTAGGATATATGAGCATAGACCCGTTGCTTGCAGAATATATCCTTTTGTATTAGTTAAACATGAGAAAAAACTAGAGATTTATGTAAAGGAAGATCCCCGATGCCCTGGAATAAATTCTCCAGATGGAGAAGGTATTGTGGAGATAATCAAAAAGTATTTTATTCCAATTATTGAAGAATTAAAGGGTGAAATTAATGGAAATCGACGATCTCGACAGGAAGATTTTATCTCTTTTAATAGAAGACTCGAGACTGTCGTATAGAGAAATAGCAAAAAAACTCAATGTTGCAGTTGGTACAATATACAACAGAATCAAAAAACTTGAAGATATGGGAGTAATTCAAGGATTTACAGTAAAGTTGAACTATGAGAAGTTAGGGTACGAGTTAACCGCAATTATTGGAATTAAAGCCCAGGGAAAGAAAATTAGAGAAATAGAGAGAATAATTGCAAGAGATAAGCATGTAACATGTGTGTATGATGTGACAGGAGAATATGACATAATTGTTATTGCAAAGTTTAGATCAAGAGAAGATATGAACAGGTTCGTAAAGAGCGTGCTAAGCGTTGATGGAGTTGAAAAAACAAATACACATGTTGCATTAGAAATAGTGAAAGAAGACTTCAGACTAGAACCTTAGAGGTTAACCAGTGCCTCTACTGGAATGTTGTATTCTTCTTTGAGCCTTTCTACAATATCACCAACACTTATTAAGAAGAACATTCCAACTGGAATTGCTCCTGCCTGCCTGCAAAGCTCTACTAGAGCTCTTTGAGTTTCTCCACTTCTGACAACATCATCAACTATTAAAACTCTCTCCCCCTTTTTGAGTGCC contains:
- a CDS encoding Lrp/AsnC family transcriptional regulator, whose amino-acid sequence is MEAFILVITYPGKEKEVYEALKARPEVKEIYRVYGDYDIVARVEVKDLKDLDRFHDEVLRKITGVEVSETLITSSYQ
- a CDS encoding YkgJ family cysteine cluster protein gives rise to the protein MEKKFIAIYDLESDKIEIIDDKFRFKCIEDCGKCCIYNEIPLREEDIQKILSLGYEEEYFVDYTKMFYRGPKFLGYGMKKRPFDDACVFLDPETKKCRIYEHRPVACRIYPFVLVKHEKKLEIYVKEDPRCPGINSPDGEGIVEIIKKYFIPIIEELKGEINGNRRSRQEDFISFNRRLETVV
- a CDS encoding Lrp/AsnC family transcriptional regulator; translation: MEIDDLDRKILSLLIEDSRLSYREIAKKLNVAVGTIYNRIKKLEDMGVIQGFTVKLNYEKLGYELTAIIGIKAQGKKIREIERIIARDKHVTCVYDVTGEYDIIVIAKFRSREDMNRFVKSVLSVDGVEKTNTHVALEIVKEDFRLEP